The Mangifera indica cultivar Alphonso chromosome 8, CATAS_Mindica_2.1, whole genome shotgun sequence genome has a window encoding:
- the LOC123224534 gene encoding zinc finger protein CONSTANS-LIKE 6-like isoform X1 — translation MCNHQAMKKKRRMQTATTTPTFVSLKSSCKTSTRRRKPKYLSLNLKIGLEKKPDISRKKMKLTKELHQQLTLFPLYPENLVEDTKDYSHEQENEDNDVVASFLFDAATDSSSTLNGLLTSTTSDRESPAVSPLSLTFAYGEDRCDDHNYGLVRTAIRGKERDPGEEKWVSYSEVVENNRIIVKEEEVMSSSCIDDHDDVDEGAWSMKHVQGQNKKLLLSLKLDYQEILNAWSDRGPLYVDGESPQTVPELHDANVAIYPCSNVGNLWSVPEMTSNDGSDAVGGKGGWKMEHREASVLRYKEKRQNRLFSKRIRYEVRKLNAEKRPRMKGRFVKRSSEV, via the exons ATGTGTAACCATCAGgctatgaagaagaagaggagaatGCAAACAGCTACAACTACTCCGACTTTCGTTTCTTTAAAATCATCTTGTAAAACTAGTACCAGGAGGAGGAAACCCAAGTACCTCAGTCTTAACTTAAAGATTGGCCTTGAGAAGAAGCCAGACATCTctaggaagaagatgaagctgACGAAAGAGCTGCATCAACAGCTCACTCTCTTCCCTCTTTACCCGGAGAACTTAGTTGAAGATACTAAAGATTACAGCCATGAACAAGAGAATGAAGATAACGACGTTGTCGCCAGCTTCCTGTTCGACGCCGCCACGGATAGTTCCTCCACTCTTAACGGTCTGCTGACTTCGACGACCTCCGATCGGGAGAGCCCCGCGGTGTCGCCGCTTTCGCTGACGTTTGCATACGGCGAAGATCGTTGTGACGATCATAACTATGGGCTGGTACGGACGGCCATAAGGGGTAAAGAGAGGGACCCCGGTGAGGAGAAATGGGTAAGTTACAGTGAGGTCGTGGAGAATAATAGGATTATTGTTAAGGAAGAGGAGGTGATGAGTAGTAGTTGTATTGATGATCATGATGATGTGGATGAAGGTGCATGGAGTATGAAACATGTGCAGGGGCAGAATAAGAAATTGCTATTGTCTTTGAAACTTGATTACCAGGAGATATTGAATGCTTGGTCTGATAGGGGTCCCCTCTATGTTGACGGAGAGTCCCCACAAACTGTTCCTGAATTGCATGATGCCAAT GTGGCAATATATCCCTGCAGCAATGTCGGTAATTTGTGGAGTGTGCCTGAAATGACTAGTAATGATGGTAGCGACGCAGTAGGAGGCAAAGGAGGCTGGAAGATGGAGCATAGAGAGGCAAGTGTTTTGAGATACAAGGAGAAAAGGCAAAATAGGCTTTTCTCCAAGCGCATCCGATATGAAGTTCGAAAGCTCAATGCTGAGAAGCGCCCTCGCATGAAG GGTCGATTTGTGAAGAGAAGCTCAGAAGTGTAG
- the LOC123224534 gene encoding uncharacterized protein LOC123224534 isoform X2 — translation MCNHQAMKKKRRMQTATTTPTFVSLKSSCKTSTRRRKPKYLSLNLKIGLEKKPDISRKKMKLTKELHQQLTLFPLYPENLVEDTKDYSHEQENEDNDVVASFLFDAATDSSSTLNGLLTSTTSDRESPAVSPLSLTFAYGEDRCDDHNYGLVRTAIRGKERDPGEEKWVSYSEVVENNRIIVKEEEVMSSSCIDDHDDVDEGAWSMKHVQGQNKKLLLSLKLDYQEILNAWSDRGPLYVDGESPQTVPELHDANWMVYRINESLVLAVTFHLFGGPVQF, via the exons ATGTGTAACCATCAGgctatgaagaagaagaggagaatGCAAACAGCTACAACTACTCCGACTTTCGTTTCTTTAAAATCATCTTGTAAAACTAGTACCAGGAGGAGGAAACCCAAGTACCTCAGTCTTAACTTAAAGATTGGCCTTGAGAAGAAGCCAGACATCTctaggaagaagatgaagctgACGAAAGAGCTGCATCAACAGCTCACTCTCTTCCCTCTTTACCCGGAGAACTTAGTTGAAGATACTAAAGATTACAGCCATGAACAAGAGAATGAAGATAACGACGTTGTCGCCAGCTTCCTGTTCGACGCCGCCACGGATAGTTCCTCCACTCTTAACGGTCTGCTGACTTCGACGACCTCCGATCGGGAGAGCCCCGCGGTGTCGCCGCTTTCGCTGACGTTTGCATACGGCGAAGATCGTTGTGACGATCATAACTATGGGCTGGTACGGACGGCCATAAGGGGTAAAGAGAGGGACCCCGGTGAGGAGAAATGGGTAAGTTACAGTGAGGTCGTGGAGAATAATAGGATTATTGTTAAGGAAGAGGAGGTGATGAGTAGTAGTTGTATTGATGATCATGATGATGTGGATGAAGGTGCATGGAGTATGAAACATGTGCAGGGGCAGAATAAGAAATTGCTATTGTCTTTGAAACTTGATTACCAGGAGATATTGAATGCTTGGTCTGATAGGGGTCCCCTCTATGTTGACGGAGAGTCCCCACAAACTGTTCCTGAATTGCATGATGCCAAT TGGATGGTGTACAGGATCAATGAATCTTTAGTTTTGGCAGTCACTTTCCACCTATTTGGGGGGCCAGTGCAGTTTTAG
- the LOC123223946 gene encoding uncharacterized protein LOC123223946, whose product MDSATGKETSNSKSSSSSMGSAKKNNDEDQNPLWKYVTKIEKLGESGGTCKWVCNFCQKERQGTYTRVKAHLLKITGKGIGACSKVKFEDLVEMRKLDDEATNKVYNSQPKEVSLPSSTTNVNQSLSLSLPLPSAGEIIEAKNVESNQETYDECHWITDVYGDVMVIKNFIMNHSMRLAMFNRFSPLKLLSVADTRFASVVVMLKRFKLIKGALESMIVSEQWGQYREDDQGKARFVRDKVLDENWWAKVNYILAFTAPIYDMIRMFYSEQWLEGGEGRVPPHMDGEVSIERNKCFRRIFSEDERFKALDEYANFSLKSGPFEDPDSIGARFNTEPMKWWACFGSNAPLLQKLAFRVLGQPSSSSCCERNWSTYSFIHSIRRNKLIPKRAEDLVFVHNNLRLLSRVNSKYYDGKEKMWDVGGDDFGSMEDVGVLQLANLSLDEPELESVFFDEDANDIMDKENDQIEKIQ is encoded by the exons ATGGATTCTGCTACTGGTAAGGAAacttcaaattctaaaagtagtagtagtagtatgGGTTCtgcaaaaaagaataatgatgaaGACCAAAATCCATTGTGGAAATATgtcacaaaaattgagaaacttgGAGAATCAGGGGGTACATGCAAatgggtttgtaatttttgtcagAAAGAAAGGCAAGGGACTTATACTAGAGTTAAAGctcacctattaaaaattacGGGGAAAGGAATCGGTGCTTGTTCTaaagtgaaatttgaagatttagtagaaatgagaaaattagatgatgaagCTACCAATAAGGTTTATAATTCTCAACCTAAGGAAGTGTCATTGCCTAGTAGTACTACTAATGTAAATCAATCATTGTCTTTATCTTTACCGTTACCGA GTGCTGGGGAAATCATTGAAG CTAAAAATGTGGAATCTAATCAAGagacatatgatgaatgtcattGGATAACTGATGTTTATGGTGATGTTATGGTAATTAAAAACTTCATAATGAACCATTCAATGCGATTGGCTATGTTTAATCGATTTAGTCCTTTGAAATTACTTTCAGTTGCGGACACTCGTTTTGCTTCTGTTGTTGTTATGCTCAAaaggtttaaattaattaagggtGCTCTAGAATCAATGATTGTAAGTGAACAATGGGGACAATATAGAGAAGATGATCAAGGCAAAGCAAGATTTGTTCGTGATAAGGTGTTGGATGAGAATTGGTGGGCGAAGGTCAATTACATTCTTGCTTTTACTGCACcgatttatgatatgattcgaat GTTTTATAGTGAACAGTGGCTTGAAGGAGGTGAAGGTAGAGTGCCTCCTCATATGGATGGGGAAGTATCTATTGAGAGGAACAAATGTTTTAGAAGGATCTTTTCTGAAGATGAGCGTTTTAAAGCATTGGATGAGTATGCTAACTTCTCCCTCAAAAGTGGACCGTTCGAAGATCCTGATTCAATTGGTGCTAGATTTAATACAGAACCGATGAAGTGGTGGGCATGTTTTGGTTCAAATGCTCCATTGCTTCAAAAGTTAGCATTCAGAGTACTTGGACAACCTAGTTCCTCCTCTTGTTGTGAAAGAAATTGGAGTACTTATTCCTTCATTCATTCAATTAGAAggaataaattaattccaaaacgtgcagaagatttggtttttgttcataACAATCTTCGTTTATTGTCAAGGGTTAACTCTAAGTATTATGATGGTAAGGAGAAGATGTGGGATGTTGGTGGAGATGACTTTGGGAGTATGGAAGATGTGGGAGTTCTTCAATTAGCCAACCTGTCATTAGATGAACCAGAATTGGAGTCTGTTTTTTTCGATGAAGATGCAAATGACATAATGGATAAGGAGAatgatcaaatagagaaaatacaataa